A genomic segment from Bosea sp. OAE506 encodes:
- the clpS gene encoding ATP-dependent Clp protease adapter ClpS, with protein sequence MADRPRRAGPPADGGREGAGTAVLTRTRTRKPNLYRVLLLNDDYTPMEFVVHVLERFFQKDRAAATQIMMHVHQNGVGECGVFTYEVAETKVTLVMDLARKHMHPLQCVMEKK encoded by the coding sequence ATGGCCGACCGGCCGCGCCGCGCGGGCCCCCCCGCCGATGGCGGCCGCGAGGGTGCCGGCACCGCGGTCCTGACCCGGACGCGGACCCGCAAACCCAATCTCTACCGTGTCCTGCTCCTGAACGACGACTACACCCCCATGGAGTTCGTCGTTCACGTCCTCGAACGTTTTTTCCAGAAGGACCGCGCCGCGGCGACGCAGATCATGATGCATGTGCATCAGAACGGCGTCGGCGAGTGTGGTGTCTTCACCTATGAGGTCGCCGAAACCAAGGTGACCCTCGTGATGGACCTTGCGCGCAAGCACATGCATCCGCTCCAATGCGTGATGGAGAAGAAGTAG
- the kdsA gene encoding 3-deoxy-8-phosphooctulonate synthase encodes MTANAIVTVGADLASPVRFGNALPLAVIAGPCQMESRDHALEMAFALKEIAEELGIGLIFKTSFDKANRTSVKAARGMGLEAALSVFAEIREQTGLPVLTDVHEASQCAAVAECVDVLQIPAFLCRQTDLLVAAARTGRVVNVKKGQFLAPWDMVNVAAKVTESGNPNVMVTERGASFGYNTLISDMRALPIMAQTIGAPVIFDATHSVQQPGGKGSSSGGQREFVPVLARAAVAVGVAGVFIETHEDPDSAPSDGPNMVPLSAFPALIAELQSFDRLAKARARPTLAYV; translated from the coding sequence ATGACCGCCAACGCCATCGTGACCGTGGGAGCCGACCTGGCCTCGCCCGTCCGCTTCGGCAATGCCCTGCCGCTGGCCGTGATCGCCGGTCCCTGCCAGATGGAAAGCCGCGATCACGCACTGGAAATGGCCTTCGCACTGAAGGAGATCGCCGAGGAGCTCGGGATCGGCCTGATCTTCAAGACCTCCTTCGACAAGGCGAACCGGACCAGCGTCAAGGCCGCGCGCGGGATGGGGCTGGAGGCGGCGCTGTCCGTCTTCGCCGAGATCCGGGAGCAGACGGGCCTGCCGGTGCTGACCGACGTCCACGAGGCGAGCCAGTGCGCGGCCGTCGCGGAGTGCGTCGACGTGCTGCAGATCCCCGCCTTCCTGTGCCGTCAGACGGACCTGCTGGTCGCTGCGGCCCGCACGGGGCGCGTCGTCAACGTCAAGAAGGGGCAGTTCCTGGCGCCCTGGGACATGGTCAATGTCGCTGCGAAGGTCACCGAGAGCGGCAATCCCAACGTCATGGTGACCGAGCGGGGCGCCTCCTTCGGCTACAACACCCTGATCTCGGACATGCGCGCGCTGCCGATCATGGCGCAGACCATCGGTGCACCGGTGATCTTCGATGCCACCCATTCGGTGCAGCAGCCCGGCGGCAAGGGCTCGTCGTCCGGCGGCCAGCGCGAATTCGTGCCCGTGCTGGCACGCGCTGCGGTCGCTGTCGGCGTCGCCGGCGTCTTCATCGAGACCCATGAGGACCCCGACAGCGCCCCCAGCGACGGCCCCAACATGGTGCCGCTGTCGGCCTTCCCTGCGCTGATCGCAGAGCTGCAAAGCTTCGATCGACTTGCCAAGGCGCGGGCCAGGCCTACGCTGGCTTATGTCTGA
- a CDS encoding MFS transporter translates to MSDTPPPAPAAAPAPVALRPLILVLGACGFASTFTMRIIDPLIPTLAGEFGRSVPQIVMMVTGFSLAYALGQPFLGPVADAVGKIRTILTCLLALALFSTVAALSQSYEIMAVVRGVTGIASGGIIPIAMAAIGDRAPMQERQVALGRFLVLMIIGQMSGSACSGLIATHAGWRAAFLSAAGVAALAAVLVAIVLKPRRNVTRQTLSVAGALANYRIVFANPRTRLLYGLVVIEGILLFGIPAYVAAILFTRSGVGPGEAGLAIAGMGFGCLVYGLMTRILVERLGPTLMTRTGGVICAIGLALFAIDWPWWSAIPLFALQGFGFFLLHGTFQAQATELAPSARGSAMALFACCFFLGQATGPLVMGAAMHALGAPAAILLFAVAIALFGYMTPRILPVPSSRT, encoded by the coding sequence ATGTCTGACACGCCTCCACCGGCGCCGGCCGCTGCGCCGGCGCCCGTCGCGCTTCGCCCGCTGATCCTCGTCCTCGGCGCCTGCGGCTTCGCCTCGACCTTCACCATGCGGATCATCGATCCGCTGATCCCGACGCTGGCGGGCGAGTTCGGCCGCAGCGTGCCGCAGATCGTGATGATGGTGACGGGGTTTTCGCTCGCCTATGCGCTGGGCCAGCCCTTTCTGGGGCCTGTCGCCGATGCGGTCGGCAAGATCCGGACGATCCTGACCTGCCTGCTGGCGCTCGCCCTGTTCTCGACGGTGGCGGCCCTGTCGCAATCCTACGAGATCATGGCGGTGGTGCGCGGCGTGACCGGCATCGCCTCCGGCGGGATCATCCCGATCGCGATGGCCGCCATCGGCGACCGCGCGCCGATGCAGGAGCGCCAGGTGGCGCTGGGCCGCTTCCTCGTCTTGATGATCATCGGGCAGATGTCGGGCTCCGCCTGTTCGGGGCTGATCGCGACCCATGCCGGCTGGCGCGCGGCCTTCCTGTCCGCGGCGGGCGTCGCGGCACTGGCCGCGGTGCTGGTGGCGATCGTGCTGAAGCCGCGCCGCAACGTTACGCGCCAGACGCTAAGCGTCGCCGGCGCGCTGGCGAACTACCGCATCGTCTTCGCCAATCCGCGCACCAGGCTGCTCTACGGCCTGGTCGTGATCGAGGGCATCCTGCTTTTCGGCATCCCGGCCTATGTCGCCGCGATCCTGTTCACGCGCTCGGGCGTCGGCCCGGGTGAAGCCGGGCTCGCCATCGCGGGGATGGGGTTCGGCTGCCTGGTCTACGGGCTGATGACGCGCATACTCGTCGAGCGCCTCGGCCCGACGCTGATGACGCGGACCGGCGGTGTGATCTGCGCGATCGGCCTCGCCCTCTTCGCCATCGACTGGCCCTGGTGGAGCGCGATCCCGCTCTTCGCGCTGCAGGGCTTCGGCTTCTTCCTGCTGCACGGCACCTTCCAGGCTCAGGCCACGGAACTGGCCCCCAGCGCACGCGGCTCGGCCATGGCGCTGTTCGCCTGCTGCTTCTTCCTCGGGCAGGCGACGGGCCCCCTCGTGATGGGGGCGGCGATGCATGCGCTGGGGGCCCCCGCGGCGATCCTGCTCTTCGCGGTGGCCATCGCGCTGTTCGGCTACATGACGCCGCGGATCCTGCCGGTGCCCAGCAGCCGGACGTAA
- a CDS encoding VWA domain-containing protein, whose translation MSQFSKDTFLRLARRFGRQESGATLALFAFAGVALVCLAGAVIDYGRLAKEHTSLQAATDSAALAAARLPSKDSATMQAAANKFFNANVAGLNGHNIQITKFGFEESTGTVSVEASGALDTSLMSIAGIKTMAYTSRSAAVKEVTGTVEMALVLDNTWSMSESAGAGGSKITVLKSAAKNLINTILTQGGTNVKIGIVPFADYVNVGVGNRKESWVSVPDDYSTTKTTTTPAVPYTCTTVSTKQVCTKGAPKTCTSTTDGVVTTYDCTPQTCTTVPVTPYQSCSGGTPEKTTTTVTNYKWYGCVRSRKTGELRLNDSEPTSPYPGFLGTSQQCLNPIVPLTSDKTVLTSAIDNLIINIGGYKPSTYIPGGLIWGVNVLSPTAPFAEGKTYDPANKMPRKALVLMTDGANTLYFRNSDGTHQAVRNNGDVTTTNLDTSKICEYAKSKKIEVFTVAFAVTDVAAKTMLQGCASNSANYYDATDSAALSAAFQSIGQSLTSLRLSQ comes from the coding sequence ATGAGCCAGTTCTCGAAGGATACGTTTCTGCGGCTCGCCCGCCGCTTCGGGCGCCAAGAATCGGGCGCCACCCTCGCCCTGTTCGCCTTTGCCGGCGTCGCCCTGGTCTGTCTGGCCGGCGCCGTGATCGACTACGGCCGGCTGGCCAAGGAGCATACCTCGCTCCAGGCGGCGACGGACTCGGCCGCGCTCGCAGCCGCCCGCTTGCCCAGCAAGGACTCTGCCACCATGCAGGCGGCGGCGAACAAATTCTTCAATGCCAACGTCGCCGGTCTGAACGGCCACAACATCCAGATCACCAAGTTCGGCTTCGAGGAATCGACGGGCACCGTCTCGGTCGAGGCGAGCGGAGCGCTCGACACCTCCCTGATGTCAATCGCCGGCATCAAGACGATGGCCTACACCTCGCGCTCGGCGGCGGTGAAGGAGGTCACCGGCACGGTCGAGATGGCGCTCGTGCTCGACAACACCTGGTCGATGTCGGAGAGCGCCGGTGCCGGCGGCTCCAAGATCACGGTGCTGAAATCGGCTGCCAAGAACCTGATCAACACGATCCTCACCCAGGGCGGCACCAATGTGAAGATCGGCATCGTGCCCTTCGCCGACTACGTCAATGTCGGCGTGGGCAACCGCAAGGAATCGTGGGTGTCGGTCCCGGACGACTATTCGACGACGAAGACGACCACGACGCCCGCCGTGCCCTACACCTGCACGACCGTCTCGACGAAGCAGGTCTGCACCAAGGGAGCCCCCAAGACCTGCACCTCGACCACCGACGGCGTCGTCACGACCTATGACTGCACGCCGCAGACCTGCACGACCGTCCCGGTCACGCCCTATCAGTCCTGCAGCGGCGGGACGCCCGAGAAGACGACGACGACGGTGACCAACTACAAATGGTATGGCTGCGTCCGCTCGCGGAAGACCGGCGAGCTGCGCCTGAACGACAGCGAGCCGACCTCGCCCTATCCGGGCTTCCTCGGCACCAGCCAGCAGTGCCTGAACCCGATCGTGCCGCTGACCTCGGACAAGACCGTGCTGACGAGCGCGATCGACAACCTGATCATCAATATCGGCGGCTACAAGCCCTCGACCTACATCCCCGGGGGCCTGATCTGGGGTGTCAACGTGCTCTCGCCGACGGCCCCCTTCGCCGAGGGCAAGACCTACGACCCGGCCAACAAGATGCCGCGCAAGGCGCTGGTGTTGATGACGGACGGTGCCAACACGCTCTATTTCCGCAATTCGGACGGCACCCACCAGGCCGTGCGCAACAATGGCGACGTCACGACCACCAATCTCGATACGTCGAAGATCTGCGAATACGCCAAGTCGAAGAAGATCGAGGTGTTCACCGTCGCCTTCGCGGTGACCGACGTGGCGGCCAAGACCATGCTGCAGGGCTGCGCCAGCAACTCGGCCAACTACTATGACGCGACGGACTCGGCTGCGCTCTCCGCCGCCTTCCAGTCGATCGGCCAGTCGCTGACCAGCCTGCGCCTGTCGCAGTGA
- the queF gene encoding preQ(1) synthase, which yields MSLDAATLQLGQQTGLPASPEEARLDRVPNPHAGTSYLARFTCPEFTSICPVTGQPDFGILVIDYLPGKWLVESKSLKLYLGAFRNHGAFHEDCTVGIGKTLVELLEPEWFRIGGYWYPRGGIPIDVFWQTGEPPKGLWLPDQGVAPYRGR from the coding sequence ATGTCCCTCGATGCCGCGACCCTGCAACTCGGGCAGCAGACCGGTCTGCCCGCCTCGCCGGAGGAGGCACGCCTCGACCGCGTGCCCAATCCCCATGCCGGGACCTCCTATCTGGCGCGCTTCACCTGCCCGGAATTCACCTCGATCTGCCCGGTCACCGGCCAGCCCGATTTCGGCATCCTGGTGATCGACTATCTGCCGGGGAAATGGCTCGTCGAGTCGAAGTCGCTGAAGCTTTATCTCGGCGCCTTCCGCAATCACGGCGCCTTCCATGAGGATTGCACCGTCGGCATCGGCAAGACGCTGGTCGAGCTGCTGGAGCCGGAATGGTTCCGTATCGGTGGCTATTGGTATCCCCGCGGCGGCATCCCGATCGACGTCTTCTGGCAGACCGGCGAGCCGCCCAAGGGCCTCTGGCTGCCTGACCAGGGCGTCGCGCCCTATCGCGGGCGCTGA
- the eno gene encoding phosphopyruvate hydratase produces the protein MTAIIDIIGRQILDSRGNPTVEVDVVLEDGSMGRAAVPSGASTGKHEAVELRDGDKSRYLGKGVLKAVEAVNVAIAEQLVAMDAEDQVAIDEAMIALDGTPNKSKLGANAILGVSLAVAKAAAEAAGLPLYRYVGGTSARVLPVPMMNIVNGGAHADNPIDFQEFMIMPIGAPSFSEGLRMGSEIFHTLKKKLHDAGHNTNVGDEGGFAPNIKSAEAALDFVMSAIEAAGYKPGEDIALALDCAATEFFKDGSYVYEGERKTRDPKAQAKYLAKLVGSYPIVSIEDGMSEDDWEGWKALTDLVGAKCQLVGDDLFVTNVTRLSQGIKGKTANSILVKVNQIGSLTETLAAVEMAQRAGYTAVMSHRSGETEDSTIADLSVATNCGQIKTGSLARSDRTAKYNQLLRIEEELGAQAIYAGRSALKALA, from the coding sequence ATGACAGCAATCATCGACATCATCGGCCGCCAGATCCTCGATTCCCGCGGCAACCCGACGGTCGAGGTCGATGTCGTGCTGGAAGACGGCTCGATGGGCCGTGCCGCGGTGCCGTCAGGCGCATCGACCGGCAAGCACGAGGCTGTCGAACTGCGCGACGGCGACAAGAGCCGCTATCTCGGCAAGGGCGTGCTCAAGGCGGTCGAGGCGGTCAACGTCGCCATCGCCGAGCAGCTCGTCGCCATGGACGCTGAAGACCAGGTCGCCATCGACGAGGCGATGATCGCGCTCGACGGCACGCCCAACAAGAGCAAGCTCGGCGCCAACGCCATCCTCGGCGTCTCGCTGGCCGTCGCCAAGGCCGCGGCCGAGGCGGCCGGCCTGCCGCTCTACCGCTATGTCGGCGGCACCTCGGCCCGCGTCCTGCCCGTGCCGATGATGAACATCGTCAATGGCGGCGCCCATGCCGACAACCCGATCGACTTCCAGGAATTCATGATCATGCCGATCGGCGCGCCCTCCTTCTCGGAGGGGCTTCGGATGGGTTCGGAGATCTTCCACACGCTGAAGAAGAAGCTGCACGACGCCGGCCACAACACCAATGTCGGCGACGAGGGCGGCTTCGCCCCCAACATCAAGTCGGCGGAAGCCGCGCTCGACTTCGTCATGTCCGCGATCGAGGCCGCCGGCTACAAGCCCGGCGAGGACATCGCGCTGGCGCTCGACTGCGCCGCGACCGAGTTCTTCAAGGACGGCTCTTACGTCTATGAGGGCGAGCGCAAGACGCGTGATCCCAAGGCGCAGGCGAAGTATCTCGCCAAGCTCGTCGGCAGCTATCCGATCGTCTCGATCGAGGACGGCATGTCGGAGGACGACTGGGAGGGCTGGAAGGCGCTGACCGATCTCGTCGGCGCGAAGTGCCAGCTCGTCGGCGACGATCTCTTCGTCACCAACGTCACGCGCCTGTCGCAGGGCATCAAGGGCAAGACGGCCAACTCGATCCTGGTCAAGGTCAACCAGATCGGCTCGCTGACCGAGACGCTGGCGGCCGTCGAGATGGCGCAGCGCGCCGGCTACACCGCCGTGATGTCCCACCGCTCGGGCGAGACCGAGGATTCGACCATCGCCGACCTCTCGGTCGCGACGAATTGCGGGCAGATCAAGACCGGCTCGCTGGCCCGATCCGACCGGACCGCCAAGTACAACCAGCTGCTCCGGATCGAGGAGGAGCTCGGCGCCCAGGCGATCTATGCCGGCCGCAGCGCGCTGAAGGCCCTGGCCTGA
- a CDS encoding DMT family transporter — translation MHQTAPLSEAARMRDRRLWRLAFAGMVLAMLIFGSNFVISRHAVLNGLTSHDLLALRFGIAGLLLLPGFLAGGVKSCNGIGWGRGVLLAVMSGFPMSYLLLTGVTYAPAAHGATIGPGLVTVISIIGSVALFGAIITRQLVLGIVAVLLGLACLGVAGTTHTNPSILFGDLCFVGVGLIWGMYPLLVQLWRLDPLKATSVVAVLSMAYLPFYALFFFRGFDVAPWWVIVLHGINQGVLNVILGLWLWSVAARRMGPAAAGRFPPTIPIIGTLLAIPVLGEIPSGLQVAGIGLIIAGLFVASWRRSPRPAA, via the coding sequence ATGCACCAGACTGCGCCCCTGTCGGAAGCCGCCCGGATGCGCGACCGGCGCCTGTGGCGGCTGGCCTTTGCCGGCATGGTGCTGGCCATGCTGATCTTCGGTTCGAATTTCGTGATCAGCCGGCATGCCGTGCTCAACGGCCTGACCTCGCATGATCTCCTCGCCCTGCGCTTCGGCATCGCGGGCCTGCTGCTGCTGCCGGGTTTCCTCGCCGGCGGCGTGAAGAGCTGCAACGGAATCGGCTGGGGGCGCGGCGTGCTGCTCGCGGTGATGAGCGGCTTCCCGATGAGCTATCTGCTGCTGACCGGCGTGACCTATGCGCCGGCCGCTCATGGCGCGACGATCGGGCCCGGTCTCGTGACGGTGATCTCGATCATCGGCAGCGTCGCGCTGTTCGGTGCGATCATCACGCGCCAGCTCGTCCTCGGTATCGTGGCGGTGCTGCTCGGGCTGGCCTGCCTCGGCGTCGCCGGCACGACGCATACCAACCCGTCGATCCTGTTCGGCGATCTCTGCTTCGTCGGCGTCGGGCTGATCTGGGGGATGTATCCGCTCTTGGTCCAGCTCTGGCGGCTCGACCCGCTGAAGGCGACCAGCGTCGTCGCGGTGCTGTCGATGGCCTATCTGCCGTTCTACGCGCTGTTCTTCTTCCGCGGCTTTGACGTGGCGCCGTGGTGGGTCATCGTCCTGCACGGGATCAATCAGGGCGTGCTGAACGTCATTCTTGGCCTGTGGCTCTGGAGCGTCGCGGCCCGGCGCATGGGTCCGGCGGCGGCTGGGCGCTTCCCGCCGACAATCCCGATCATCGGCACGCTGCTCGCCATCCCCGTGCTGGGCGAGATCCCGAGCGGGCTGCAGGTTGCCGGCATCGGCCTGATCATCGCGGGCCTGTTCGTGGCCTCCTGGCGGCGCTCACCCCGCCCGGCGGCTTAG
- the tgt gene encoding tRNA guanosine(34) transglycosylase Tgt yields the protein MSDKHPILPAAAPAATEFGFHLQARDGAARTGEIRMPRGIIRTPAFMPVGTAATVKGMYPDQVRALGADVVLGNTYHLMLRPGAERIAGLGGLHRFMNWPHPILTDSGGFQVMSLANLRKLTEEGVAFRSHIDGSKHMLSPERSVEIQNLLGSDIVMQLDECVSLPCEDAVAEKAMRLSLRWAQRCKDAFGHHPGRALFGIVQGGAVPHLRVESARELAAMDLKGYAVGGLAVGEPQEIMLAMIETVEPHLPVEKPRYLMGVGTPDDIVEAVRRGIDMFDCVMPTRAGRHGQIFTRFGRMNLKNAKHADDPRPVDEGSSCPAANGWSRAYLHHLVKAEEMLGKMLLTWINLAYYQELMAGLRAAISEGRLEDFVAQTKEGWARGDIPAAP from the coding sequence ATGAGCGACAAGCACCCCATCCTGCCGGCCGCTGCGCCTGCGGCGACAGAATTCGGTTTCCATCTCCAAGCCCGCGACGGCGCCGCCCGCACCGGCGAGATCCGCATGCCGCGCGGCATCATCCGCACGCCAGCTTTCATGCCGGTGGGGACGGCCGCGACCGTCAAGGGGATGTATCCTGACCAGGTCAGGGCTCTGGGCGCCGATGTCGTGCTCGGCAATACCTATCACCTGATGCTGCGGCCCGGCGCCGAGCGCATCGCCGGGCTCGGCGGCCTGCACCGCTTCATGAACTGGCCACACCCAATCCTGACCGATTCCGGCGGCTTTCAGGTGATGTCGCTCGCCAATCTGCGCAAGCTGACCGAGGAGGGCGTCGCCTTCCGCTCCCATATCGACGGCTCGAAGCACATGCTCTCGCCGGAGCGTTCGGTCGAGATCCAGAACCTGCTCGGCTCCGACATCGTGATGCAACTCGACGAATGCGTCTCGCTGCCCTGCGAGGATGCCGTGGCCGAGAAGGCGATGCGCCTGTCGCTGCGCTGGGCGCAGCGCTGCAAGGATGCTTTCGGCCATCATCCCGGCCGGGCGCTCTTCGGCATTGTCCAGGGCGGGGCGGTGCCGCATCTTCGCGTCGAAAGCGCGCGCGAACTCGCGGCGATGGACCTGAAAGGCTATGCCGTCGGCGGTCTGGCGGTCGGCGAGCCGCAGGAGATCATGCTGGCGATGATCGAGACGGTCGAGCCGCATCTGCCGGTCGAGAAGCCGCGCTATCTGATGGGCGTCGGTACGCCCGACGACATCGTCGAGGCGGTGCGCCGCGGCATCGACATGTTCGACTGCGTGATGCCGACGCGGGCCGGCCGCCACGGCCAGATCTTCACCCGCTTCGGACGGATGAACCTGAAGAACGCCAAGCACGCCGACGATCCGCGTCCCGTCGACGAGGGCTCCTCCTGCCCGGCCGCGAACGGCTGGTCGCGCGCCTATCTCCACCACCTCGTCAAGGCGGAGGAGATGCTCGGCAAGATGCTGCTGACCTGGATCAACCTGGCCTATTACCAGGAGCTGATGGCCGGCCTTCGTGCCGCCATCTCCGAAGGGCGGCTGGAGGACTTCGTCGCGCAGACCAAGGAAGGCTGGGCGAGGGGCGACATCCCCGCCGCGCCGTGA
- a CDS encoding ArsC family reductase: MAITIYGIKNCDTMKKARAWLDGKGVAHAFHDYKASGIDRDSLARWVGEHGWETVLNRAGTTFRALPEVDRQGLDADRAIALMLAQPSMIKRPVLDLGDRTIVGFKPEIYEAALAKA; encoded by the coding sequence ATGGCCATCACCATCTACGGGATCAAGAACTGCGACACGATGAAGAAGGCGCGCGCCTGGCTCGACGGGAAGGGCGTCGCGCATGCCTTTCACGACTACAAGGCGAGCGGCATCGACCGCGACTCGCTCGCCCGCTGGGTTGGCGAGCATGGCTGGGAAACGGTGCTGAACCGCGCCGGCACGACCTTCCGCGCGCTGCCGGAGGTCGACAGGCAGGGCCTCGACGCCGACAGGGCGATCGCGCTGATGCTGGCCCAGCCGTCGATGATCAAGCGCCCGGTTCTCGACCTGGGCGACCGCACGATCGTTGGCTTCAAGCCAGAGATCTATGAGGCGGCGCTGGCGAAGGCCTGA